The DNA window AATCTGCATCCATTTCTTCAAGAGCAGCTTTAGCAGCTACCTTGGCTTCCTCTAGTAGATTTTCCGGAACCTGGTCAGTATACGACATATAAACATTACGTGTCGAGCTCAGGAAAAGATACACCTAGAAGGCAAGAGGACATAGAAATTAGCTACGGATACCTAACATACTAAACCAGTAATTACCTTTTCATGCTGGCGGTTCGACTCATCACAGACCCAGCTCAGTTCTAGTTCAAAAGCCTTGTCCTTGGCCTCATCATGAACCCCATAGATGCTGCTCATGGAAAAGCCAGgagaaagaaaaatgaataatGACACTGCCAACACATAAACATAACTTGTATATATATCTAAAAGTCTAAAACTATATGCCAAACATCATTTTAGAAGATATGACTCACATCCTGGCCACCTCAATGACACCTTGTCGGCATGTCATCTCTGAAAGCTTTAATTTTTCGATCTCACTGACAGTTTAAAAAATGTTTCAGCATCAGCAGATCAGTATTAGCAgtagatagaaagaaaaatgcaTGACAAATATGAAGAAGTTCTGCATAAGTTGAAAAAGCTCTTCGCCACAATAGAAAATGATTTGAAATCAATAACATAAACTAAGGAGGCTGAATGGCCTCGAGAATCAAACCTATAGCACCCTAATGCAACATAACGAGAAAGAGAAAGTATTGACTACAAAATTGAAGAGACGGGGGGCTCTGAGTAGGTTTTATTTCCTGCCTTTTGGATCtcattaatccatgatttacaaGAATTGGTGAATTTCAAACCAGAAACAGAAAACTTACGTTTTAGCACCCTGTCTTCCTTTTCCAATGGCTGCACCGAAGTATCTCTGTAGCAGTAAATATACAGATCACAGATGGTTATGTAAAAGAATAAAGCTTAAATTTTTATATAAGTACAATGAAATTTAAGTCTCAGAACACTACATATAATTCAAACTATACTTGAGACTGAACACAAATCTTAGATGATATAACCATCATTTGCAAGCTACAAGAGATAAAAACTCACATAAGATATTCCAGAAGGTTCAATCATGTACAACTGTGGACCATCCCTATCATAACCTCCCACAATCACTCCACAACCAAAAGGCCTGCAAAATTTAATGTAAGATTTAAATTGGAAAATCAGGCAAGAAAATGAAGTTGATAAATAGAACAAATGCGGTATCAACCTGAGCCACCAATAAAGCGTGCACAAATGCACGTAACTAGCCACTCGTTCCGCAAGTTCTTTAACAGGAATTGCTTCACCATAAACCCTGGACATTAAAGATACAGCAATATGTGAAGGTATATGCCAAGCAATATACAACAGAATACTAATTCTTGTAAGCAATCACAAATTTAGTCATAGAGAGGTAACCAAAAATTTATGAAGCTAAGCTTCTTTTCTGAACCATCATCTATCAAACAGAGAAAAATTGAATAGATAAAATTCAGGCAAAAATTTTAAGTGATTCATCTGAGGTACAACATTTTGTTGGTGATTATGCCATTTCCAGCCTGAATTTTGTACCACTAATTCTCATTTATTTTAAGCTCATGAACTGCAGTCTCTGTTCATACTATATTACCTCATACAGATATCCAGCCTAAAGAATGCTATATCCCCGCCCCTCTATAGAGGAAAATGATCTGACTTAACGAACCAGGGATCACCCCTtagtaggggtggcaaatcgtgcgtgtcgggtcgttatcgtgtcgacacgataacgacacgaacacgataacaacaaacacgaacacgacccgttaagaaaacctcaaacacgaacacgaacacgacacgaaaccctcagacacgaacacgacacgaacccattaacgacacgaaccaattcgggtcaacacgacacgataacaacacgtacacgagatgacacgataacaactcgataacaacacgacctgataacggttaaacctattaaaaatgaaaataataagaattaatattattaaaatattatttgttaacggataacacgaacacgacacgaacatgacacgaacacgtattgttaacggataacacgaacccgacacgaacacgacacgaacacgacacgaaattttcgtgtccttaacgggtcgacccgataaggacacgaacccaataagctctgacccaaacccattattttcgtgccggttcgtgtcgtgttatcgtgtcgtgtcaaaaattgtcagccctaccCCTTAGTATCCCAGTTCACTCCTATTCCGAACCTTAAACTCTGAACTCATGCTCTAGAAATTCACATCTCTATGAGAACTAAAAAAGGTGCACCCATACATCCTTATTTATCAGATTTCAGTTTCACCTGACTCAGCTGTTCAACAGAAACTAAAGGTACTTCACCTTTATTTAGAAGAAAATTATAGGGCAACAATTCAATCTAGAGCTTACATataaagttaaaaaaataagagTATCACTTCTCATCAGAATTATTTCCATGTAGGAGTATGCATGCTTACAAAGAATGTTGGAAGAGTTGAGAACCAAACAAGCGTCTAAGAAACAAACCTCTCATAATTAGTTGCTTCAGACTTTGCTCGTGTAACAATCTGCCTGCCATCAGCAGCTAATCCGGCAACAGCCTAACAATGGTCAAACAACATTAGCACAGGCAATAAAACCTGAAAGCCAGAAGCCTAAAATAGCTGAGGAAGCAGTTTGAATAACAAATACCTCAACAAAACTCTAGAAAAACTTAACAGCTGGTAAAAATCCTAAATTACAGCTTGAGCGCATAATAGATCAATTTCCTATAAATTTAcaactattaattatttttacataTACATATGGATAGGGAGAATTAAGGAAAAATAGGGCACCATGCCGGAGTTGTGATGAACGGAGTGGATTCTTCGATTGGAGCCTGGCAGCAGCATTTTGGAAGCAATCAGCTTCTCAACTCCCTTGAAAAACATCCGAGAAATGAGAAAGCCTAGCAATTTAAAACTGTAGAAAATGATTAGTCGAAAACTTGTTTTACCATGACGATACCGTCTTTGCATTTGATGGCAACGACGGTGCCGCTGTTGTCGACGGCTTTGGCGGCATATTCGATCTGGAAAACGCGGCCGTCCGGTGAGAATGTCGTCACCGATAGGTCGTAGCCTGTGCCTATGCTGCTCATCTTTCCCCTCTCTACTGATGTGCCTTTTCTTATAGATattctttttatatatataattaaagaaacaaatatatgtaGGTTTCTTTGTTGACAAGACtattaggtcatccacaacggtgTCACTATACCTAGGGATGGCAAATCGTGCGCGTCGGGTCATTATCgtatcgatacgataacgacacgaacacgataacaacaaacacgaacacgaccagataagaaaacctcaaacacgaacacgaacacgacccgctaccctcagacacgaacacgacacgaaccatTAACGACATgaaccacttcgggtcaacacgacacgataacaacacgtattggaaagtgattaaatatttaaatgatttaaatgaGATACGACCATATGAGACTATGAGAgtcattttaataaatattaaaaatagaaaataataagaattaataatatttaaatattatttgttaacggataacacgaacccgacatgaacacgacacgaaattttcgtgtccttaatggcgataaggacacgaacccaataagctctgacccaaacccattaatttcgtgccggttcgtgtcgtgctatcgtgtcgtgtcaaaaattgacAGCCCTAACTATACCGTCCTTTAGccgtcccttaaaacactatttgcggGTCCCACTATacctttttactccatcccttaactaagggacagaaccggcaaccctccgtcccttaaattactattcattcaatttcatttttttatttttttttcaccaaattcaattaataaaaacacacttcattaaaaataaaataacattacaacataaaattcgtaaaaaattaaaaaaaacataattaaaaatcctaaaaaaattaaaaatatataatttaatttcctccaCCAAAGTTTGTCCAAATGTGCTTCatgagatcatcttggagttgggcgtgggcggaagagtcgtgtgtccttgcccgaatagacaaccattcttgtatagacggatgcactccacttcgaggcaGACTACTGGCGATTGAGCTTTCGGGGgcttcggggtcgaaccaatttcccgcctcgggtccttcgtcttggacaatcatgttgtgcaagattatgcacgtatatatgatgtcgaccatgttctccatgaaccacgaacgagccggggctttgataatgttgaagcgcgcttggagaaccccgaacgcccgctccacatccttccgagcagcctcctgcttctgcgcaaaaagcgtctgctttgcgttcacaggcctagcgcacgtcttcacgaaggttggccacttcgggtagatgccgtcggcaagatagtaccccattctATAGCgtcggttgttagcggtgaagttgatggccggcgctttaccatccaaaacttcggcaaAGAGGTCGGATTGCTGGAGCaagtttatgtcgttgttcgagccggggacccgaagtacgcatgccagatccatagccggtagtcggcgacggcctcgagtataacggtggggtgggtgcctttgtggccgctcgtgtacgacccccttgacgccaccgggcaattcttccatcgCCAGTACATGCagtcgacgctgccaagcatcccggggaagccatgcacttgttcgtgaaggcggagcaggaaCTGGTATTGTGTCGTGCTTGGCTTTCGGAGAAATTcctcggtgaaggctgcccggatgcctttgcagaattggagcaagcacattctcccagtgctgtctccaatgtggaggtattcgtcgaacacatcggtcgtttgtccagtcgcaagctgacggattgctgcagtacatttatgcagcgtcgtgtggctgggacggccgacggcgtcgaacctttcttggaaaaACTCTTCCCGgtccgccaatgtatttgcgatgtggaaaaatagcggtcgccgcatgcggaaacggcgacggaagtaggtatctccccacaccggattatcgcagaagtagtcgcggactaaccttgcggcggcttcctctcggttacgatggatgtaagtcctggagcgtctttggggcggcgcgctTCCTCCGcttcccggcgtcgatcttcttcaagtgattcttccattatttgacgcatttgctcatatggatccatgagatcgattaaatttgggggaagaataaaagagagatgatttgagatgaaaattggagaggaaatggagatgatttgggaagaataaatatgtagttgtgtgtgaaatgaggatgaattaggagtatttatagagtaaaaaaataaaaaataaaaacaattggAAATGGCtataaaaaacggtaacattaccgtattcacaattaattttttttcgaaattttataaaaaatgaattattgcgtcagcgtgaagAATCCCACTCGCGgcccggcgagtgggcgtcacgcatcgaCTGGGAGctcgaggcgacgtggcgagacGTCACACGATTGGTCACgacgagacgctgcaacgcgtcccgcctCGGTTCCGTCACGGCGTAACGGGACACGGGCCACCCGcataacgcgttgcgggtggccttaggaCGACGCAGATGGGTGAATTTGGAGAAAatgaaaattgtttaattacGGAAAAGCCCCTTCCCTAAAGTTTTTCCTTCATTTAGACCCTCCTTCATTCCTCTTCTATGTGAGTAAGCCCAACGGTAtgaacatcttttttagtacatcaactatctcaaatgagcaaatttggtctgtaacatttcataatatcttttaaggtccatcaactataaattaatatcaattcaactactttttgacatatttccaatattttcatgaccaaagtacccttaaAGCCAATGAGGGCAATTCAGTCTATttaccaaaaaagatgttccctctaattttaatttcaaaatataaatatcttaatgatattagtattctattattattaattatttacgtttagttttacttatttgtaatattttaaatcattgtactatatttaatattaatagtgaaataacttagatataaatatatgtaaacattatacttatacaatatttgtatataaaagtagttcaatttattagatggaatattaatttttcaatcttaaagctatacatagaatatgttatttttaagtgcattacaaaattgatgattaaaaataaaataaaatttattaacataCATAGAATCTTAAATAATTTAAAGAGTTAAGTTTTATTCTATCTATTCTTATATAGTAATTGTAGTCtgaaaaaattagttgaaattatcaataatcaatttaataaaaaagacaatgacatttttagttgaatatatgattaatttaaatccatgattgtttaattaaataaaaaatcaatagttGCTATCAATTGTTTAATATCATAATGTCGCgtcttaatattatcattaggtCATTTACAACATCTTGAAAACTGTTCATAGATCTTATATCTATTCTCTTGACTATTCGTGAATcgtattttttctactttaaatttttatttcaatgtagtagatattatatattatgattaacttaaatttttagtttaataaaattacgagatatattaaaataaaatatttatcttaattttatctaaataattgagaatgtaaccatataaaagtattaaTTAGAACTAGaaaataatatcataatattcaaataaggtatggtatatattaataataatagtataagatctATTAAAGGTAAtcccaaataaattagaagaaagaaaaaagtgaatgaataaatagattgaattgccctTCATCGCCTTAAGGGTATTTaggtcatgaaaatattggaaatagtaaaaaagttgttgaattgatattaacttatagttaatggaccttaaaaaatattataaaatgttacggaccaaatttactcatttgggatagttgatgtactgAAAGAGGTGTTCCATCTAAAAAGTAACTTCCCATCATAAATTGCACATTAGTAAAAGTTGAACAAGAAATGATGGGATGGGAAGGTGAAAAGTGACTAGGAAAATAAGCTAGGATGGATTGAGATAAAATGTACGTGATGGAGTGATAGCGGTGTTATATAATGACTAATCGGTTACACAGTCACCGATTTACGGCTGAACTGATCAACTCACCTGGTCCAAAATGGCCCAATTCTGTACTAATTTTATAGCACAAACTGAACCGAACTAGGCATTGGTTCATCACCAAACCGTCtagtttttaaaacattgaggTGTAGTGAGATGTTAATTGATCTCACATTGGACACATATTTGTCCATGCGTGCTCATTGATCGGGTCGTCCAAAACGAACATCAACGTGAGAGGTGTCTAGATACATCTGTCCAAGTTCATGCTCGAAGATAGACATTTGTAACGTCTCTAACGGCCGACCGTTACAATCTAACGTCTCTGCATTGCTTCTACATGCTCCATGAGTAGtagacttggcctataaatagggagGCATATTCATGCATTCTCGATATGAAGACACATTTCTTCGCATTGGCATAAGCTCTCTGTCTACATTTCGTAAGTTGAAGCTTTGTATCGTCTGTGAAGAGCATACGTTTTACGCTACCTTTTCAAGTTCATTTTCCACAGCTTTAGCTATCTCATCCTTCTGCTCAAAAGTGGAATCAAGGTCCATTTTCGGTACGCTTGCCCTGATGACTGTCACGAAATTCACACAACACCGCAACCATATCATTTATGTTTCTAATCAGAAAACACAGGTTAAATCAATATATCTAGACAAACGTACCATAAAATACGTATGCTTGGATCTGCTCTTTGGTGTTAGATAGCTTATAAAATGCATCAGATGCTTTGTCGGACAGTGCTCGGTACTGGATCGAAGCAACCACATTCACAAACACGTTGTCCTGGATAATACAAACTCGTATAATTGAGAAATAGCTAAAAATACAAAAGAGAATTCTCAGTTACAAACTGATTTTGTTTTCTCTTCTTATTTGGCTGAGATATTATAGTTGATGAAAACGGTTAAACAAGCAGCAAGTAAATGGCGAACAACCTTAGTTTTTGTTTCACAGCGGACATTGAGCTGCTGTAGACGTAACGATAGGGTACCGGCCAATTGGTAGCCAAAACACCACGGAAGGCAATGGCAGCCGGGCTCTAGCACCTCTTGAAACTTGCCAAATTGTTCCTTCACAGCAACATTGGACTGATCCACTTGAATACAACCAAGCGTCTGACCCATTTTTCCAATTCAGACGACCGATCTGAAACAGTTTAACGAAAAGGTTAAAGCCACATCTATATTAATAGTACATAATTGCATAACATGTTGTATTGTCTCTTGGTGCACTAAAGTTGAAAC is part of the Salvia splendens isolate huo1 chromosome 6, SspV2, whole genome shotgun sequence genome and encodes:
- the LOC121808596 gene encoding proteasome subunit alpha type-3-like, with product MSSIGTGYDLSVTTFSPDGRVFQIEYAAKAVDNSGTVVAIKCKDGIVMGVEKLIASKMLLPGSNRRIHSVHHNSGMAVAGLAADGRQIVTRAKSEATNYERVYGEAIPVKELAERVASYVHLCTLYWWLRPFGCGVIVGGYDRDGPQLYMIEPSGISYRYFGAAIGKGRQGAKTEIEKLKLSEMTCRQGVIEVARIIYGVHDEAKDKAFELELSWVCDESNRQHEKVPENLLEEAKVAAKAALEEMDAD
- the LOC121806683 gene encoding hypersensitive-induced response protein 2-like, which codes for MGQTLGCIQVDQSNVAVKEQFGKFQEVLEPGCHCLPWCFGYQLAGTLSLRLQQLNVRCETKTKDNVFVNVVASIQYRALSDKASDAFYKLSNTKEQIQAYVFYVIRASVPKMDLDSTFEQKDEIAKAVENELEKVA